The sequence GATGTCGGGCGCGTCCACCGCGTTGCCGCACGGCTCGAAGCCGGGCGCATCGTCGTCAACGACTATAGCGGCGGCTTCGTCCAGACGCCCTGCGGCGGCTTCAAGCACAGCGGCTATGGGCGTGAGCAGGGCATCGACGCCCTGTCGCACTACACCCAGCTGAAGTCGGTCATCATCAAGCTGTAGGTGGCGGATTTTGGAAGGCGTCATGAATCTCGATCATCACAACAATGCATTCCTCACCATGATCGGCCTCACGCTCTCGCGATGGGAGCCGGGCATGGCGGAGTTCGACCTTGTGGTCGATCATCGCCACACCAACCGACAGGGCATCCTGCAAGGAGGAGTTCTTGCGACCATGCTTGATGCCGCCTGCGGCTATGCCGGCCTCCATGACGGGACCGGCGTGGCCGAGGGTGTGGCCGAGGGTGTGGGCGAGGGTCAAGCTGTGACGCTGTCCTTGATGGTGAACTATCTGGCGCGTGTGGAGGGTGGTCGCTTGCGCGCCGTCGGGACGGTCACGGGGGGCGGAAGGCGCATCTATTTCGCAAACGGAGTGGTCCATGCCGGCGACGGTTCGGTCGTTGCGACGGCGCAGGGAAGCTTCAAGCGGATGGCGCCGCGTTGATCTCTGATCCGTGGTGTCGGCCACCTGCCTCGGCTAGAGTCGGGTTGGTCATGACGCTGATGAACGGATTTGGGAATGCGCGCGTCCGAACTGTCTGAGCTGGCAGCCTTCGTCTCCGTGGCCAAGACACGGAATTTCCGGCTTGCCGGCCTGGAACGCGGAGTCACCGCATCGGCGATCAGCCATGCGGTGACGAGCTTGGAGGAACGCGTCGGGGTCCGCTTGCTGAACCGCACGACGCGCAGCGTGTCGTTGACCGACGCAGGCGATCTCCTGAACGCGCGGCTGGCTCCGGCGTTTCTGGAGATCCGTGATGCCGTAGACAGCCTCAACCAGTTTCGCGATGCTCCCTTCGGAACGGTGCGCATCAACGTGCCGCACTCCATCGGACGATTCGTCCTCGGCAAGGTCATCGGCCCCCTGATCCGGAACAATCCCGCGCTCCGTCTCGAAGTCATTGCGACGGACCGGATGGTGGACATCGTCAACGACGGGTTCGACGCGGGCATCCGGCTGGGCGGAACGATTTCGCAGGACATGGTCGGTGTAAAGCTGCGACCGCGCCTGCGCCTCGTCGTCGTGGGATCACCCGAGTATTTTGAAACTCGTCCCCTCCCGCAGTTGCCGCAGGATCTGCGGCAGCACACCTGCATCCAGAATGTGTACCCGAGCGGCATCTCCTATCCCTGGGAATTTGAAAAGGATGGTGAGCGCGTTGTCTTCGAACCGAGCGGGCCGCTGGCGCTCGACGACAACGAACTGATGATCGAGGCTGTGTTGGGCGGTGTATGCCTGGGCTATGTCTGGGAAGGCTACGCGCGCCCTCATATTGAGGCGGGTCGATTGATCCAATGTCTGGATGATTGGTGCGCATCGGAGGATTGGCTTTACCTGTACTATCCCAACCGGCGCCATGTATCGGCGGCGATGCGCGCTCTGATCGAGGCGATCAAAGCTTGATCCCCCGGTCCGACGGGGGTATCGCAACAATCACCACTGCTGAATCCAGCTCATCAAGGAAAAAAGAAATCTCCGGATTATGACTCCGGCGTGAACGGCGTACAACCGCTTTCAGGCACAGCGTGCCGTATCAATCGCGGAACAGACGCCGGCTCGACTGCGTGGGTTCTTGCAGCAAGAGATTTGGCGTAATTCCGACTCAGCAGGCGGAATGACAATGCCCATGCTAAGCGA comes from Azospirillum brasilense and encodes:
- a CDS encoding LysR family transcriptional regulator; the encoded protein is MRASELSELAAFVSVAKTRNFRLAGLERGVTASAISHAVTSLEERVGVRLLNRTTRSVSLTDAGDLLNARLAPAFLEIRDAVDSLNQFRDAPFGTVRINVPHSIGRFVLGKVIGPLIRNNPALRLEVIATDRMVDIVNDGFDAGIRLGGTISQDMVGVKLRPRLRLVVVGSPEYFETRPLPQLPQDLRQHTCIQNVYPSGISYPWEFEKDGERVVFEPSGPLALDDNELMIEAVLGGVCLGYVWEGYARPHIEAGRLIQCLDDWCASEDWLYLYYPNRRHVSAAMRALIEAIKA
- a CDS encoding PaaI family thioesterase is translated as MNLDHHNNAFLTMIGLTLSRWEPGMAEFDLVVDHRHTNRQGILQGGVLATMLDAACGYAGLHDGTGVAEGVAEGVGEGQAVTLSLMVNYLARVEGGRLRAVGTVTGGGRRIYFANGVVHAGDGSVVATAQGSFKRMAPR